The Trichosurus vulpecula isolate mTriVul1 chromosome 4, mTriVul1.pri, whole genome shotgun sequence genome contains a region encoding:
- the LOC118849051 gene encoding olfactory receptor 10K1-like, protein MEKTNETAVSEFVFLGFSSLAGFQRLLFVLFLLLYLFTLGTNAVILSTILLERALHTPMYFFLGILSCFETCYTFVIVPKMLVDLLSQKKTISFLGCVVQMLTFLFLGCSHSFLLAAMGYDRYVAICNPLRYTVLMSHGTCLGLVAAACACGFTVALIITTLVFHLPFHSSNQLHHFFCDISPVLKLASHHTSLSQMIIFMLSVLVLVIPLLLILVSYIHIISAILKIPSTVGRYKAFSTCASHLIVVTVHYGCASFIYLRPKTNYSSSQDALISVSYTILTPLFNPMIYSLRNKEFKAALRRAMGQNLCPKIARTTLLS, encoded by the coding sequence ATGGAGAAGACCAATGAGACAGCTGTGAGTGAATTTGTCTTTCTTGGCTTCTCATCCCTGGCTGGATTTCAGCGGCTACTATTTGTGTTGTTCCTTCTCCTCTACTTGTTCACACTGGGCACCAATGCTGTGATCCTGTCCACTATCCTGCTGGAGCGAGCCCTCCATACTCCTATGTATTTCTTCCTTGGAATACTGTCTTGTTTTGAGACCTGCTACACCTTTGTCATTGTGCCCAAGATGCTGGTAGATCTCCTGTCCCAGAAGAAGACCATTTCCTTTTTGGGCTGTGTTGTCCAGATGCTTACCTTCCTCTTCCTTGGCTGTTCTCACTCCTTCCTGCTAGCAGCTATGGGCTATGACCGCTATGTGGCCATCTGCAACCCCCTCCGGTACACAGTGTTGATGAGTCATGGGACATGTCTGGGACTAGTGGCTGCAGCCTGTGCCTGTGGATTTACTGTTGCTTTGATCATCACCACTCTTGTGTTTCACTTGCCCTTCCACTCCTCCAACCAGCTCCATCACTTTTTCTGTGACATCTCCCCCGTTCTTAAGCTGGCTTCCCACCATACCAGTCTCAGTCAGATGATCATCTTCATGCTTAGTGTCTTGGTCCTAGTCATTCCTCTCCTGTTAATCCTGGTCTCCTATATCCATATCATCTCTGCCATCCTAAAGATTCCCTCCACTGTGGGCAGGTACAAAGCCTTCTCCACCTGTGCTTCTCATCTTATTGTTGTCACTGTCCACTATGGCTGTGCCTCCTTTATCTATTTGAGGCCCAAGACCAACTACTCCTCAAGCCAAGATGCTCTGATATCTGTGTCCTATACCATTCTAACCCCATTATTCAATCCCATGATTTACAGTTTGAGAAACAAGGAGTTCAAAGCAGCTCTTCGGCGAGCAATGGGGCAAAACTTATGTCCTAAAATTGCAAGGACCACACTCCTTTCCTAA